Proteins encoded within one genomic window of Spiribacter curvatus:
- a CDS encoding recombination-associated protein RdgC → MWFRNLCVYQIADAFTIDAEHLESRLSAGQFQPVGPHDPETRGWVPPLENGGETLVHAAGQRLMVCLQTETRVLPPAVIRENVESRVAEREDAMARPLGRREKARIKEEVTIDLLPRAFTRSKRSYAYLDLTGRWLIVDAATWREAELLTDDLRAMLGSLPIRPLQTESAPHQVMTDWLAHDQFPSDLEPGEEAVFEDPRSEGAEIRCKRQDLRSAEIRGHIKAGKRVRRLALTWDDRVNAVLDSDLSIKRLKFTDGVQNDVDDREAESSQERFDADFVIMAEELARFLPRMVAWFD, encoded by the coding sequence ATGTGGTTTCGAAATCTCTGCGTCTATCAGATAGCCGACGCCTTCACGATCGACGCCGAACACCTTGAAAGCCGGCTCAGCGCCGGCCAGTTCCAGCCCGTCGGCCCTCACGACCCCGAGACCCGGGGCTGGGTGCCGCCGCTGGAGAATGGCGGAGAGACGCTGGTGCACGCCGCAGGGCAGCGGCTGATGGTCTGTCTGCAGACCGAGACACGGGTGCTGCCACCGGCGGTCATCCGCGAGAACGTCGAATCCCGGGTGGCCGAGCGCGAGGATGCGATGGCCAGGCCGCTGGGCCGGCGGGAAAAGGCACGGATCAAAGAGGAGGTCACCATTGATCTGCTGCCACGGGCGTTTACCCGTAGCAAGCGATCCTATGCCTATCTGGATCTGACCGGCCGCTGGCTGATCGTAGATGCCGCGACCTGGCGCGAGGCTGAGTTGCTGACCGATGACCTCCGGGCAATGCTGGGGAGTCTGCCCATCCGGCCGCTGCAGACCGAGAGTGCGCCGCACCAGGTGATGACCGACTGGTTGGCCCACGATCAGTTTCCCTCGGACCTTGAGCCGGGCGAGGAGGCCGTTTTCGAGGATCCGCGCAGTGAGGGGGCCGAGATCCGCTGCAAACGTCAGGATCTGCGCAGTGCCGAGATCCGTGGGCATATCAAGGCTGGCAAACGGGTCCGTCGGTTGGCATTGACCTGGGATGACCGTGTCAATGCTGTGCTCGATTCGGATCTATCGATCAAGCGCCTGAAATTCACCGATGGCGTGCAGAATGATGTCGACGATCGGGAGGCGGAGTCGTCGCAGGAGCGCTTCGATGCCGATTTCGTGATCATGGCGGAGGAACTGGCGCGGTTCCTGCCGCGAATGGTCGCCTGGTTCGACTAA
- a CDS encoding histone deacetylase family protein — translation MKAYFDHRQDRHHPKTYFTRGQMRAPQEIPERTGHILAGLEGAGASIETVNDHGIQPINRVHDLGYLRFLESCHRRWTGMPEDWGDEVLSNVFVRSPNPLRGILAEAARYLADGSCPVGEHTWEAAYWSAQGALCAASDVIAGEAMAFALCRPPGHHARVDAAGGFCYLNNAAIAAEALRGHFPRVAVLDTDVHHGQGIQEIFYDRADVLYISIHGDPTNFYPVVTGFEDERGDGDGYGYNINLPLPHGSDATAFFGRLDEALTAIRLFAPDALVFSNGFDIYHEDPQAKIGVQSSDIQTLGERVAGLGLPTVAIQEGGYHYESLTANTASLMAGFESGC, via the coding sequence GTGAAAGCCTATTTCGATCACCGTCAGGATCGCCATCACCCGAAAACCTACTTCACCCGCGGCCAGATGCGTGCGCCGCAGGAGATCCCGGAGCGGACCGGGCATATCCTCGCTGGCCTCGAGGGTGCCGGGGCGTCGATCGAGACGGTGAATGATCATGGCATCCAGCCGATCAACCGCGTCCACGATCTCGGTTATCTTCGCTTCCTTGAGTCCTGTCATCGGCGCTGGACCGGCATGCCCGAGGATTGGGGTGACGAGGTTCTGTCAAACGTGTTCGTGCGCTCACCCAATCCACTCCGGGGTATTCTGGCCGAGGCGGCGCGTTATCTCGCGGACGGCAGTTGCCCGGTGGGCGAACATACCTGGGAGGCGGCATATTGGTCGGCTCAGGGCGCACTCTGCGCTGCCAGCGACGTGATCGCCGGCGAGGCCATGGCGTTCGCACTCTGCCGTCCACCGGGTCATCATGCGCGCGTCGACGCGGCCGGCGGGTTCTGCTATCTCAACAATGCGGCCATCGCGGCCGAGGCTTTACGCGGCCACTTCCCGCGAGTCGCCGTTCTGGATACCGACGTCCATCACGGACAGGGCATTCAGGAGATCTTCTACGACCGCGCGGACGTCCTCTATATCTCTATCCATGGCGATCCCACCAACTTCTATCCGGTGGTCACAGGCTTCGAGGATGAACGCGGCGATGGTGACGGCTATGGCTACAACATCAATCTACCCCTGCCCCACGGCTCGGATGCCACGGCCTTCTTCGGGCGGCTCGACGAGGCATTGACCGCGATCCGGCTGTTTGCGCCGGACGCTCTGGTGTTCTCCAACGGCTTCGACATCTACCACGAGGATCCACAGGCGAAAATCGGGGTGCAGTCGAGTGACATCCAGACGCTGGGCGAACGCGTCGCCGGGCTTGGGTTACCCACCGTTGCCATCCAGGAGGGCGGTTATCACTATGAAAGCCTGACCGCCAATACGGCATCGCTGATGGCGGGCTTTGAATCAGGTTGCTGA
- a CDS encoding monovalent cation:proton antiporter family protein has translation MDGLQSIILLLATSVAAVALFRRLSLPPIIAYLAVGIALGPSALGLVPETESTHLIAEFGVVFLLFTIGLEFSFPQLHAMRWAVGVLGASQVLVCLVLFGGIAWWMTGSPEIALVLGGALALSSTAIVTKQLTEQVEIHTRHGRRAIGVLLFQDLAVVPLLIAIPILAGNSDHSLPVEMGLSLVKGVAVFGAMVWIGRKALRPIFHEVARARSNELFTLTVLLIAVAAAWVTHLAGLSLALGAFLAGIMLGETEYRYQIDADIRPFRDVLLGFFFITVGMVINVPVLMSGIHWVLLIGLGMMAVKLLLVYAIARSVDGPLDSGRTALILANGGEFGFALIALAISAGLMTSAMSQLVLAAIVISMVAAPLLIRYNDRLVQAVLRPAANDADPSEMDSEVSRVAEPLSNHVILCGYGRTGQNIGRFLDQEGLPFVALDLDPKRVEEARNAGDPVSYGDSERREILHAAGLGRARMIVLSFDNPASSLKVLEHTRSERPDIPIIVRTRDDRWIDRFEKAGATVVVPEILEASLMLSSHVLALLEVPLARVFRRVRDVRGDRYRLLKGYFHGAERVDLEKVGRFREQLHAITLSGNASAVGRQLSDLHPESIGVTVNAVRRGGIRGPQPSPNTILREGDVLVVYGTPEALEHAEHILLGGEAVAVSNS, from the coding sequence ATGGACGGCCTGCAAAGCATCATCCTGCTATTGGCGACCTCGGTGGCGGCCGTCGCACTTTTCCGACGCCTGTCGCTGCCACCGATCATCGCCTATCTGGCGGTGGGCATAGCGCTCGGTCCATCGGCGCTGGGCCTCGTCCCGGAGACCGAGAGCACACATCTGATCGCCGAGTTCGGCGTGGTCTTTCTGCTGTTCACGATTGGTCTGGAGTTCTCGTTCCCCCAGCTGCATGCCATGCGCTGGGCCGTGGGCGTACTGGGTGCCAGCCAGGTACTGGTTTGCCTGGTGCTGTTCGGCGGGATCGCCTGGTGGATGACCGGTTCACCGGAAATCGCGCTGGTGCTGGGCGGTGCCCTGGCCCTGTCCTCCACCGCGATCGTGACCAAGCAGTTGACCGAGCAGGTCGAGATCCACACCCGGCATGGCCGGCGAGCCATTGGCGTGCTGCTGTTCCAGGATCTGGCCGTTGTCCCGCTGCTGATCGCGATCCCGATTCTCGCCGGCAACAGTGATCATTCCCTGCCCGTCGAGATGGGGCTCTCACTGGTCAAGGGCGTTGCGGTATTCGGAGCGATGGTCTGGATCGGGCGCAAGGCGCTGCGGCCGATCTTCCACGAAGTCGCCCGGGCGCGCTCCAACGAGCTTTTCACCCTGACGGTCCTGCTGATCGCCGTCGCGGCAGCTTGGGTGACCCACCTGGCCGGCCTGTCCCTCGCCCTTGGCGCCTTCCTCGCCGGCATCATGCTGGGCGAGACCGAATACCGCTATCAGATTGACGCCGATATCCGGCCATTCCGTGATGTGCTGCTGGGGTTTTTCTTCATCACCGTTGGCATGGTGATCAACGTCCCGGTCCTCATGAGTGGCATACACTGGGTGCTGTTGATCGGGCTCGGCATGATGGCCGTGAAGCTCCTACTGGTCTATGCCATTGCCCGCAGCGTCGATGGGCCTCTGGATTCAGGCCGAACAGCCCTGATCCTCGCCAACGGTGGTGAGTTCGGTTTCGCGCTGATTGCCCTGGCGATCAGTGCCGGTCTGATGACATCGGCCATGAGCCAGCTGGTGCTGGCCGCCATCGTTATCAGCATGGTCGCGGCACCGTTGCTGATCCGTTACAACGACCGGCTGGTACAGGCGGTGCTGCGGCCTGCCGCCAACGATGCAGATCCATCCGAAATGGACTCGGAGGTCTCACGGGTCGCGGAACCTCTGTCCAATCACGTCATCCTGTGTGGCTATGGGCGGACCGGTCAGAACATCGGCCGCTTCCTCGATCAGGAGGGACTCCCGTTCGTCGCCCTGGACCTCGATCCAAAACGGGTAGAGGAGGCGCGTAACGCCGGCGATCCGGTCAGCTACGGCGACTCGGAGCGGCGCGAGATCCTCCATGCGGCCGGACTCGGCCGGGCACGGATGATCGTGCTGAGCTTCGACAACCCGGCTAGCAGCCTCAAGGTGCTTGAGCACACCCGCTCGGAGCGGCCGGATATCCCGATCATCGTGCGGACGCGCGATGATCGATGGATCGACCGTTTCGAAAAGGCTGGGGCCACCGTCGTGGTGCCGGAAATCCTGGAGGCGAGCCTGATGCTTTCTTCACATGTCCTGGCGCTACTGGAGGTCCCCCTGGCAAGGGTCTTCCGGCGTGTCCGGGATGTGCGGGGCGACCGCTATCGGCTGCTGAAGGGGTATTTCCACGGCGCCGAGCGCGTGGATCTGGAAAAGGTCGGACGTTTCCGCGAGCAGCTCCACGCCATTACGCTCAGCGGCAATGCAAGTGCGGTTGGCCGTCAACTGAGCGATCTCCACCCTGAATCGATCGGGGTAACGGTCAATGCGGTGCGCCGCGGCGGGATCCGTGGCCCACAACCATCACCCAACACCATTCTGCGTGAGGGTGACGTACTGGTGGTCTACGGAACGCCCGAGGCGCTGGAGCACGCCGAGCACATCCTCCTTGGCGGCGAGGCGGTGGCTGTCTCCAACTCGTAA
- a CDS encoding D-amino acid dehydrogenase yields the protein MHITVIGGGLVGITTAWYLLDSGHSVTLVDRAPELASEASHANGAMLHASHTEPWNTPQALGQLLRWIGRENSPLLLRPTAIPSLVGWGVGFLRYSRAHHHARNTAVNARLAVYSLRLMRELEDRVAIDYTQQHAGILKIFRSEAEMQTAHTSSALMADAGVRHEALSPAAVSDYEPALADIEGDLAGGFFYPDDASGDARIFCQRLGEAAVERGLTLRLGESVRDLRVEAGRLQTIETDHGTIDADAFVLATGAEAPRLARQVGVRLPIRPVKGYSATLPVGGIEAAPAMPIIDDGRKIVITRLGDQLRIAGTAEFTGYDRTIRPQRVRTVLEQGLANFPALTAQIDASAAEQWACLRPMTIDGPPILGESGVSGLYLNTGAGHLGWTFAAGAGRVVADMIDGRTPAIDLAGLTLNRYR from the coding sequence GTGCATATCACCGTGATTGGCGGCGGCCTGGTGGGCATAACGACCGCCTGGTATCTGCTCGACAGCGGTCATTCCGTCACGCTGGTGGACCGTGCGCCTGAACTTGCCTCGGAAGCCAGCCACGCCAATGGCGCTATGCTCCACGCCAGCCATACCGAACCCTGGAATACCCCCCAGGCACTCGGCCAATTGCTGCGCTGGATCGGCCGCGAGAACTCTCCGCTGCTGTTACGGCCCACGGCAATCCCCAGCCTCGTTGGCTGGGGCGTGGGCTTTCTGCGTTACAGCCGGGCGCACCACCATGCCCGCAACACAGCGGTGAATGCGCGCCTCGCGGTGTATAGCCTCAGACTCATGCGCGAGCTTGAAGACCGCGTGGCGATCGACTACACCCAGCAACATGCCGGTATCCTGAAGATTTTCCGCAGCGAGGCGGAAATGCAGACCGCGCACACCAGCAGCGCCTTGATGGCGGATGCCGGAGTACGTCACGAGGCACTGTCACCGGCCGCCGTCAGCGACTATGAGCCTGCGCTCGCCGACATTGAGGGCGATCTCGCAGGCGGTTTTTTCTATCCGGACGATGCCAGTGGCGATGCCCGGATTTTCTGCCAGCGCCTCGGCGAGGCGGCTGTCGAAAGGGGGCTGACGCTCCGGCTGGGAGAGTCCGTTCGAGATCTTCGGGTCGAGGCAGGTCGGTTGCAGACCATCGAGACCGATCACGGCACCATCGACGCCGATGCCTTCGTACTGGCGACGGGCGCGGAGGCACCGCGTCTGGCCCGTCAGGTCGGCGTCCGTCTGCCGATCCGACCGGTCAAAGGCTACTCCGCGACGCTGCCGGTGGGAGGCATCGAGGCAGCACCGGCGATGCCAATCATCGATGATGGCCGCAAGATCGTTATCACGCGCCTGGGTGACCAACTGCGCATCGCGGGTACGGCGGAGTTCACCGGTTATGACAGGACCATCCGACCACAGCGTGTACGCACCGTCCTTGAACAGGGACTGGCGAACTTCCCGGCCCTGACGGCTCAGATCGATGCCAGCGCCGCTGAGCAATGGGCCTGTCTGCGGCCGATGACCATCGACGGTCCCCCGATCCTCGGCGAGAGCGGTGTCAGCGGGCTTTATCTGAATACCGGCGCCGGCCACCTGGGCTGGACATTCGCAGCCGGCGCCGGCCGGGTCGTTGCTGATATGATCGATGGACGGACGCCGGCGATCGATCTCGCCGGTCTGACCCTCAATCGCTATCGCTAG
- a CDS encoding 5-(carboxyamino)imidazole ribonucleotide synthase — protein sequence MSHPILPGATVGILGSGQLGRMLAQSARRMGYRVHTLSPGADSPTGQIADREVIAAYDDQAAIARFARDVDVVTFEFENIAAESAAVAARYVPVRPRGDVLHITQNRHREKHALTAAGLPTARYEAVASLEQLHDAIGRLGTPCILKTAGFGYDGKGQVRITAETDPAAAWRMIGAGAAIVEAMVDFEAELSVVAARGVDGAQVDFGVTENRHVDHILDISVADMPLDPAQTARAHEIAGTVMREFDVVGVLCIEMFLTRDGDLLVNELAPRPHNSGHLTIEACASSQFDQQLRAVCGLPLGETARRVPTAMANLLGDHWESGEPDWAAALADPAVNLHLYGKAEPRPGRKMGHLTASAPSRDEAVRRVTQARSALLRTRNT from the coding sequence TTGAGTCACCCGATCCTGCCTGGCGCGACCGTTGGTATTCTCGGAAGCGGCCAGCTGGGGCGCATGCTGGCCCAATCGGCCCGCCGCATGGGATATCGCGTCCACACGCTGTCACCGGGTGCTGATTCGCCAACCGGCCAGATCGCCGATCGTGAGGTGATCGCCGCCTATGATGATCAAGCGGCCATCGCGCGATTCGCCCGCGATGTCGATGTGGTGACCTTCGAGTTTGAGAATATCGCCGCTGAGTCAGCGGCGGTGGCGGCGCGATACGTGCCGGTACGCCCGCGCGGGGATGTCCTGCACATTACCCAGAACCGGCACCGCGAAAAGCATGCGCTGACCGCAGCCGGGCTGCCCACCGCGCGCTATGAAGCGGTGGCGTCGCTGGAACAGCTGCATGATGCGATCGGCCGGCTTGGCACGCCCTGCATCCTCAAGACCGCCGGCTTTGGGTACGACGGTAAGGGACAGGTCCGGATCACCGCCGAGACCGACCCGGCGGCGGCGTGGCGGATGATCGGCGCCGGGGCGGCGATCGTCGAAGCGATGGTTGATTTCGAGGCCGAGCTCTCAGTGGTCGCTGCTCGCGGTGTCGACGGCGCGCAGGTCGATTTCGGCGTGACCGAAAATCGTCATGTCGACCACATCCTGGATATATCCGTGGCGGATATGCCGCTCGATCCGGCACAGACCGCCAGGGCCCACGAGATCGCAGGGACGGTCATGCGCGAGTTCGATGTGGTCGGAGTGCTCTGTATCGAGATGTTCCTGACCCGCGATGGTGATCTGCTTGTCAACGAGCTCGCTCCCCGTCCCCATAATTCCGGGCATCTGACCATCGAGGCCTGTGCCAGCAGCCAGTTCGATCAGCAGTTGCGGGCCGTCTGTGGGTTGCCGCTGGGTGAGACGGCTCGCCGTGTCCCCACGGCGATGGCCAACCTGCTCGGTGATCACTGGGAGAGCGGTGAGCCTGACTGGGCGGCGGCGCTGGCGGATCCGGCGGTCAACCTGCACCTCTATGGCAAGGCTGAACCCCGACCGGGTCGGAAAATGGGTCACCTGACCGCTTCCGCCCCGTCCCGCGACGAGGCCGTCCGACGCGTGACGCAAGCCCGCTCGGCACTGCTTCGCACCCGAAACACCTGA
- a CDS encoding diguanylate cyclase, with the protein MLDIRTLIVIIGLIAALIAVVFTVTWRRPEVGGPAGHWAAGFGLAAVGTLGTALRGVAPDALSIVAAALLIQLYILLVVRGLCRYTGHRFPDRLAFSVLAVFTLAHAYWGLIDPSMTARIVNFFIVFSLFHLAGAAHLWWRFPRRMRTVGRLTAAVFLLLAVVYLGHAASAVIVGVSGTALTDPDPLRALAVVVSILGCIVVAMTMLWMVAANWYIRSQEAVRDRLDAERRFRGIFEHSASGIALADASGRLMAVNNAFAELVGLSRASLAGLPFDDLDDPGDASGDMETIRRILSDEADYYRTEKRYRRPDGQAIWADVTTSAVRGDDDLPTSYITVAVDLQEKKAAEAELYRRAEGEAMVQAISTALLAAPYDQIDETIKDALARIGQAAMADRSYIFQWVDDDRRMSNTHDWNAEGVAPQIRDLGDLPASDFDWLRRHLRERSVPMIQSVAEVANPGLWALFKQREIRSLLLIPMVRDEGPIGFLGLDVVNGDRSWTDSEQHLLRIAADTLAGALARQRLEHELRYQAHHDPLTGLLNRRPFEEALSQEIHRLQRYGAPVALIMFDIDHFKAVNDTYGHDAGDRTLAELAKGISDQLRAGDLLARWGGEEFMILLPETDAAGARQVADSLRRQVAEHAFSAVGGLTISLGVAQCRSHETLEDVTQRVDEALYAAKRCGRDRVMGDGEARSR; encoded by the coding sequence TTGCTGGATATCCGAACGCTGATTGTGATCATCGGATTGATTGCGGCGTTGATTGCCGTGGTCTTCACTGTGACTTGGCGTCGGCCCGAAGTGGGAGGTCCAGCTGGTCACTGGGCAGCCGGTTTCGGCCTCGCCGCAGTGGGTACCCTGGGTACAGCGCTGCGCGGGGTGGCGCCCGATGCGCTCTCCATTGTCGCGGCCGCCCTGCTCATCCAGCTGTATATTCTACTCGTCGTGCGTGGCCTGTGCCGCTACACGGGGCACCGCTTTCCCGATCGCTTGGCCTTTTCCGTACTGGCTGTCTTTACCCTGGCACATGCCTACTGGGGGCTGATCGATCCCTCCATGACAGCCCGCATCGTGAATTTTTTCATCGTTTTCAGTCTTTTCCATCTGGCGGGCGCGGCGCATCTTTGGTGGCGGTTCCCGAGGCGCATGCGCACGGTGGGGCGATTGACCGCGGCTGTGTTTCTACTGCTGGCGGTGGTGTATCTCGGTCATGCCGCTTCTGCCGTCATTGTGGGCGTGAGCGGGACAGCTCTGACTGACCCGGACCCGCTCAGAGCACTGGCGGTGGTCGTGAGCATACTCGGCTGCATCGTTGTGGCGATGACTATGCTGTGGATGGTCGCCGCCAACTGGTACATCCGAAGTCAAGAAGCTGTTCGCGACCGGCTGGATGCGGAGCGTCGGTTTCGGGGCATCTTCGAGCACTCCGCCAGCGGCATCGCGCTGGCCGATGCCTCGGGGCGGTTGATGGCGGTCAATAATGCCTTTGCGGAGTTGGTCGGGCTTTCGCGGGCGTCGCTGGCGGGGCTGCCCTTCGATGATCTGGACGACCCGGGGGATGCATCCGGGGATATGGAGACCATCCGTCGCATTCTATCGGACGAAGCTGACTATTATCGGACAGAAAAACGCTATCGCCGGCCTGATGGCCAAGCAATCTGGGCTGACGTCACCACCTCGGCGGTGCGTGGCGATGACGACCTACCGACCAGCTACATCACGGTTGCGGTGGATTTACAGGAGAAGAAGGCGGCAGAGGCCGAGCTTTACCGGCGAGCTGAAGGGGAAGCGATGGTCCAGGCCATCTCCACCGCTCTCCTCGCCGCACCCTACGATCAGATTGATGAGACCATTAAGGACGCCCTGGCCCGGATCGGACAGGCAGCGATGGCCGATCGTAGCTATATTTTTCAATGGGTCGATGACGACCGGAGGATGAGTAATACCCATGACTGGAATGCGGAGGGAGTGGCCCCGCAGATCAGGGATCTGGGGGATCTTCCGGCATCAGATTTCGACTGGCTGCGGCGGCACCTCCGCGAGCGGTCGGTTCCAATGATCCAGTCGGTCGCCGAGGTGGCGAATCCCGGGCTATGGGCGCTTTTTAAACAGCGTGAAATTCGCTCTTTGCTGCTGATACCCATGGTTCGCGATGAGGGACCCATCGGTTTTCTGGGGCTGGATGTGGTGAATGGAGACCGTTCATGGACGGACTCGGAGCAGCATCTGCTACGCATTGCCGCCGACACACTGGCAGGCGCTCTGGCGCGCCAACGCCTCGAACACGAGCTTCGCTATCAAGCCCATCACGATCCGCTCACCGGTCTGCTCAACCGCCGGCCCTTCGAGGAAGCACTGTCACAGGAGATCCATCGGTTACAGCGCTATGGTGCACCCGTGGCCCTGATCATGTTCGATATCGACCACTTTAAGGCGGTCAACGACACCTACGGTCATGACGCCGGCGATCGAACCCTGGCGGAACTGGCCAAGGGGATAAGCGATCAGCTACGCGCCGGAGACCTGCTGGCCCGCTGGGGTGGCGAGGAATTCATGATCCTCCTCCCCGAAACGGACGCAGCAGGTGCGCGCCAGGTGGCAGATAGTCTCCGGCGCCAGGTCGCGGAACATGCCTTCTCCGCAGTGGGAGGCTTGACTATCAGTCTGGGCGTGGCCCAGTGCCGTAGTCATGAGACGCTCGAGGACGTTACCCAGCGGGTGGACGAGGCGCTATATGCTGCCAAGCGATGTGGGCGCGACCGAGTGATGGGCGACGGCGAGGCACGGTCTCGCTGA
- a CDS encoding c-type cytochrome: MSAEQDSAFIRNFALVIATLLGVTVLLIVIANSLFGDDDPAREALAQERATENMSPSFAVRLSGEPAPAIASAEESEESGGVTEVRSGEQVTQAVCIACHQGDFLNAPAVGDAGAWGDRVSKGWETLIGNVANGYGNMPAQGGAASEEEIRAAIEWMVESETGLEVPES, encoded by the coding sequence GTGAGCGCCGAGCAGGATAGTGCCTTCATCCGTAATTTCGCCCTGGTCATTGCCACGCTGCTGGGCGTTACGGTTCTGCTCATTGTGATCGCGAACTCGTTGTTCGGTGATGACGACCCTGCCCGTGAGGCATTGGCGCAGGAGCGCGCCACAGAGAACATGTCGCCTTCGTTCGCGGTCAGGCTCAGCGGCGAGCCCGCACCAGCCATTGCCTCGGCCGAGGAGTCCGAAGAGTCGGGCGGCGTTACAGAAGTGCGCAGTGGCGAACAGGTGACGCAGGCGGTGTGCATCGCCTGTCATCAGGGCGATTTCCTCAATGCACCGGCCGTCGGCGATGCCGGCGCCTGGGGTGATCGGGTCAGCAAGGGGTGGGAAACCCTGATCGGCAATGTGGCCAATGGCTACGGCAACATGCCAGCTCAGGGCGGGGCAGCCTCCGAGGAGGAAATCCGCGCCGCGATTGAATGGATGGTGGAATCCGAGACCGGGCTGGAAGTCCCCGAGTCCTGA
- the purE gene encoding 5-(carboxyamino)imidazole ribonucleotide mutase: MVDDAPRIGIIMGSRSDWETMAHADNLLKEFGVAHESRIVSAHRTPARMNEYADTARQRGLRAIIAGAGGAAHLPGMVAAQTTVPVLGVPVQSRALKGIDSLLSIAQMPGGVPVATFAIGESGARNAALFAVAMLAADDADLADRLDAYREAQARRAIEDELP; the protein is encoded by the coding sequence ATGGTGGATGATGCCCCACGGATCGGCATCATCATGGGCAGTCGATCCGACTGGGAAACCATGGCCCATGCCGATAACCTGCTCAAGGAATTCGGTGTGGCGCATGAAAGCCGGATCGTCTCCGCCCATCGCACACCGGCACGGATGAACGAGTACGCCGACACAGCGCGTCAGCGTGGTCTGCGCGCCATCATCGCCGGCGCGGGCGGGGCGGCCCATCTACCGGGTATGGTCGCCGCGCAGACAACGGTGCCGGTGCTGGGTGTGCCGGTGCAGAGCCGGGCACTGAAGGGCATCGACTCGCTGCTGTCCATCGCTCAGATGCCGGGTGGCGTACCGGTGGCGACCTTCGCCATCGGTGAATCCGGGGCCCGCAACGCGGCGCTGTTCGCGGTCGCTATGCTGGCTGCGGATGATGCCGATCTGGCCGATCGGCTCGATGCCTATCGTGAGGCGCAGGCCCGCCGGGCCATTGAGGATGAACTGCCTTGA